From Salarias fasciatus chromosome 12, fSalaFa1.1, whole genome shotgun sequence, the proteins below share one genomic window:
- the LOC115398664 gene encoding fumarylacetoacetate hydrolase domain-containing protein 2-like, whose protein sequence is MKLPLRSFCIFRNLISRRQTAGAHRRGLSGAAMRLVQFRRHGDSESVRVGVELGEGLNVVDLKAFDPSAPSSVKELLELGDKGLECARRALASGQCVVNRAEIHLLPPVLAPEKVVCTRMNYRDFCLEQNTPIPKEPTIFSKFPSAITGPYDDICLPSESQEVDWEVELAFVIGRRGKHIKEADALSYVAGFTVANDVSARDWQMKRNGKQWLLGKTFDSFCPLGPALVTSDAVKDPHNLDIRCVVNGDTVQSSNTSQMIFKTAALVAWVSKFVTLTPGDVFLTGTPPGVGVFRKPPVFLKKGDVVECQIDQLGSIINRVV, encoded by the exons ATGAAGCTTCCTCTTCGCTCCTTCTGCATCTTCAGGAATTTAATCTCTCGGAGACAAACGGCGGGCGCACACAGGCGAGGTCTGAGCGGTGCAGCCATGCGTCTGGTGCAGTTCCGTCGCCACGGGGACAGCGAGAGCGTCAGAGTGGGAGTGGAGCTGGGCGAGGGGCTCAACGTGGTGGATCTGAAGGCGTTCGACCCCTCGGCTCCCTCCTcagtgaaggagctgctggagctgggagATAAGGGTCTGGAATGTGCACGGAG aGCCTTGGCGTCAGGACAGTGTGTGGTGAACCGAGCAGAAATCCACCTGCTGCCTCCCGTGTTGGCCCCGGAGAAGGTGGTGTGTACTCGTATGAACTACCGGGACTTCTGCCTGGAGCAGAACACTCCGATTCCCAAAGAACCCACCATATTCAGCAAGTTCCCCAGCGCCATCACGGGACCGTACGACGACATCTGTCTGCCGTCAGAGAGCCAA GAGGTGGACTGGGAGGTAGAGCTGGCCTTTGTGATTGGACGCAGAGGAAAACACATTAAG GAGGCGGACGCTCTTTCCTACGTGGCCGGGTTCACCGTGGCCAATGATGTCAGCGCGCGTGACTGGCAGATGAAGCGCAACGGGAAGCAGTGGCTTCTGGGAAAAACGTTTGACAGCTTCTGTCCTCTGGGCCCTGCCTTGGTAACCAGCGACGCCGTGAAGG aTCCTCACAACCTGGACATACGATGTGTGGTTAACGGAGACACCGTCCAGAGCAGCAACACCAGTCAGATGATCTTTAAGACCGCCGCGCTGGTGGCATGGGTGTCAAA GTTCGTGACATTAACTCCAGGAGACGTCTTCCTGACAGGCACTCCTCCGGGCGTGGGCGTATTCAGAAAGCCACCCGTCTTCCTCAAG aaaggAGACGTTGTGGAGTGCCAGATAGACCAATTAGGCTCTATAATCAACAGAGTGGTCTAA
- the LOC115398663 gene encoding fumarylacetoacetate hydrolase domain-containing protein 2-like, with amino-acid sequence MRLPLRSFCIFRNLISRRQTAGAHRRGLSGAAMRLVQFRRHGDSESVRVGVELGEGLNVVDLKAFDPSAPSSVKELLELGDKGLECARRALASGQCVVNRAEIHLLPPVLAPEKVVCVGMNYRDHCLEQNAPIPKEPIIFNKFPSAITGPYDDICLPSESQEVDWEVELAFVIGRRGKHIKEEDALSYVAGFTVANDVSARDWQMKRNGKQWLLGKTFDSFCPLGPALVTSDAVKDPHNLDIRCVVNGDTVQSSNTSQMIFKTAALVAWVSKFVTLTPGDVFLTGTPPGVGVFKKPPVFLKKGDVVECQIDQLGSIINRVV; translated from the exons ATGAGGCTTCCTCTTCGCTCCTTCTGCATCTTCAGGAATTTAATCTCTCGGAGACAAACGGCGGGCGCACACAGGCGAGGTCTGAGCGGTGCAGCCATGCGTCTGGTGCAGTTTCGCCGCCATGGGGACAGCGAGAGTGTCAGAGTGGGAGTGGAGCTGGGCGAGGGGCTCAACGTGGTGGATCTGAAGGCGTTCGACCCCTCGGCTCCCTCCTcagtgaaggagctgctggagctgggagATAAGGGTCTGGAATGTGCACGGAG agccTTGGCGTCGGGACAGTGTGTGGTGAACCGAGCAGAAATCCATCTGCTGCCTCCCGTGTTGGCCCCGGAGAaggtggtgtgtgttggtatgAACTACCGGGACCACTGCCTGGAGCAGAACGCTCCGATTCCGAAAGAACCCATCATATTCAACAAGTTCCCCAGCGCCATCACAGGACCGTATGACGACATCTGTCTGCCGTCAGAGAGCCAA GAGGTGGACTGGGAGGTGGAGCTGGCCTTTGTGATTGGACGCAGAGGAAAACACATTAAG gaggaggacgctcTTTCCTACGTGGCCGGGTTCACCGTGGCCAATGACGTCAGCGCGCGTGACTGGCAGATGAAGCGCAACGGGAAGCAGTGGCTTCTGGGAAAAACGTTTGACAGCTTCTGTCCTCTGGGCCCTGCCTTGGTAACCAGCGACGCCGTGAAAG aTCCTCACAACCTGGACATACGATGTGTGGTTAACGGAGACACCGTCCAGAGCAGCAACACCAGTCAGATGATCTTTAAGACCGCCGCGCTGGTGGCATGGGTGTCAAA GTTCGTGACATTAACTCCAGGAGACGTCTTCCTGACAGGCACTCCTCCGGGCGTGGGCGTATTCAAAAAGCCACCCGTCTTCCTCAAG aaaggAGACGTTGTGGAGTGCCAGATAGACCAATTAGGCTCTATAATCAACAGAGTGGTCTAA